One Tripterygium wilfordii isolate XIE 37 chromosome 10, ASM1340144v1, whole genome shotgun sequence DNA segment encodes these proteins:
- the LOC120007238 gene encoding secreted RxLR effector protein 161-like, with amino-acid sequence MSSCNPVQIPIVPVTQLVKDSNGTRVDDTLFKQVVGSLMYLTTTRPYIMFVVSLISRFMGAPTEMHFLAAKRVLRYIKGTSDYGLSYKKGSVDCLVEYSDSGYGGDLEDRKSTSGYAFIYGSAPIAWSSKKQPIVTLSTTEAEFIAAAHCACQVVWMRRLLSELQCSQTDATHIMCDNSSTIKLSKNPIMHRRSKHIDIRYHFLRGLVKEKVIELEHCQSQEQVADIFTKPLKFDLFVKLLGQLGVCSKININ; translated from the coding sequence ATGAGTAGCTGCAATCCTGTTCAGATTCCAATTGTTCCTGTTACCCAACTTGTCAAAGACTCTAATGGAACAAGGGTTGATGACACTCTCTTCAAGCAAGTGGTGGGTAGCTTGATGTACCTTACTACCACTAGGCCTTATATTATGTTTGTGGTTAGTTTGATTAGCAGGTTTATGGGAGCACCTACTGAGATGCATTTTCTAGCTGCAAAGAGGGTTTTGAGATACATAAAAGGTACAAGTGATTATGGCCTGTCATACAAGAAAGGATCTGTAGATTGCTTAGTTGAATACAGTGATAGTGGTTATGGGGGTGATTTGGAagatagaaagagtacttcagGGTATGCTTTTATTTATGGTTCTGCACCTATTGCTTGGTCTTCAAAAAAGCAACCAATTGTTACCTTGTCAACAACTGAAGCTGAATTCATTGCTGCAGCTCACTGTGCATGTCAAGTTGTATGGATGAGAAGGTTATTAAGTGAGTTGCAGTGTTCTCAAACTGATGCAACTCATATTATGTGTGATAATAGTTCCACTATTAAACTGTCCAAAAATCCAATAATGCATAGAAGGAGCAAGCATATCGACATCAGGTACCATTTTCTTCGTGGTCTTGTCAAGGAGAAGGTGATCGAACTTGAGCACTGCCAGAGTCAAGAACAAGTTGCTGATATCTTTACAAAGCCTCTGAAGTTTGATTTATTTGTCAAGTTACTTGGCCAACTTGGAGTGTGTTCTAAGATTAATATAAACTGA